In Clostridia bacterium, a single window of DNA contains:
- a CDS encoding IS256 family transposase → MKKRYQIDQQRAVQQFRRLATEENPNVQMILPMADIVGMLQDGVGHLLREAGLALMSLVMEEEVRHLAGERHEQRPDRRAHRWGKDDGYCVVDGQKVPLKRTRLRTKENREQRLGSYELFQRSAPLQQGVWDKMMRGLSTRNYGAVVKEFGAAYGIEKSAVSENFIEASREKVKQLMERPLGDLRLCAVLIDGTPFKNRMMIVALGICCDGRKTVLGLREGATENATVVGELLSDLLARGLEFSTPRLYILDGGKALPAAVRRHAGEAAFIQRCQVHKKRNVLDHLPEEHKAGVRRKLQNAYAMQDYEPAKRALTQLHRELMDLNPSAARSLEEGMEETLTVHKLGVPEQLRRTLACTNVIESAFSIVETVCRNVKRWRDGDQIERWVGSGLLVAERQFRKVIGYRQIPMLLSSMAHAVSKKPIAKGVAVA, encoded by the coding sequence ATGAAGAAACGATACCAGATCGACCAACAACGAGCGGTGCAGCAGTTTCGCCGGCTCGCCACCGAAGAGAACCCCAACGTCCAAATGATCCTGCCGATGGCCGACATTGTCGGCATGTTGCAGGATGGCGTCGGCCATTTGCTGCGAGAAGCCGGATTGGCATTGATGAGCCTTGTGATGGAGGAAGAGGTTCGCCACTTGGCCGGCGAACGCCATGAGCAGCGCCCCGATCGCCGTGCGCACCGGTGGGGCAAAGATGATGGCTACTGCGTGGTAGACGGCCAGAAGGTGCCGCTGAAAAGAACCCGGCTGCGTACCAAAGAGAACCGGGAGCAACGGCTGGGGAGCTACGAACTGTTCCAGCGCAGCGCACCGTTGCAGCAGGGCGTCTGGGATAAGATGATGCGCGGGCTTTCGACTCGGAATTACGGGGCCGTGGTGAAGGAGTTCGGCGCGGCGTACGGGATCGAGAAGTCGGCGGTGAGCGAGAACTTCATCGAAGCCAGCCGGGAGAAGGTGAAGCAGTTGATGGAGCGGCCGCTCGGCGATCTACGGCTGTGTGCCGTGCTGATCGACGGCACGCCGTTCAAGAATCGCATGATGATTGTCGCGCTGGGCATCTGTTGCGACGGGCGCAAAACGGTGTTGGGGCTGCGCGAAGGGGCCACCGAGAACGCAACCGTCGTGGGCGAGTTGCTGAGCGATCTGCTGGCCCGCGGCTTGGAATTCAGCACCCCGCGGTTGTACATCCTGGACGGCGGCAAAGCCTTGCCCGCAGCCGTACGACGCCACGCCGGAGAAGCCGCCTTCATCCAGCGCTGCCAGGTTCACAAGAAACGCAACGTGCTGGACCACCTTCCGGAAGAACATAAGGCCGGCGTGCGCCGGAAACTGCAAAACGCCTACGCGATGCAGGACTACGAGCCCGCCAAACGGGCGCTCACGCAGTTGCACCGCGAGTTGATGGACTTGAATCCGAGTGCGGCGCGAAGTTTGGAAGAAGGGATGGAGGAAACGCTCACCGTTCACAAGCTGGGGGTGCCGGAACAACTTCGTCGCACCCTGGCCTGCACCAACGTGATCGAATCGGCCTTCTCCATCGTGGAAACGGTTTGCCGGAACGTGAAACGATGGCGGGACGGCGATCAGATCGAACGCTGGGTCGGCTCCGGGCTGCTCGTCGCGGAGCGGCAGTTCCGGAAGGTTATCGGCTACCGCCAGATTCCAATGTTGCTGTCCTCAATGGCGCACGCCGTTTCCAAAAAGCCAATTGCCAAGGGAGTCGCGGTCGCGTAG